The Chitinophaga parva genomic sequence CCATCATTAATGGCAGGCGGAAAGACACGCCTGCCATGGGCCATGAGGAATTTAACCTGCCTGCGGTGGCCCGGCAAACGGGGATCTCTGAACGGTGCGCCCAGCAGCTATACCTGGGCCATGTGGGTGGGAGCCCGGTTTCGTTTGCAACGTTTGCGAGGTTCAATAAAGGGCTGCACCTGGTGCGGTCTACGCAAATGCCGCTTACAGACATTGCTTATGAGTGCGGCTACTATGACCAGGCCCATTTTATCAGGTCATTTAAAAAGCGTACCGGTATTACGCCTTCGGATGCCAGAAGGTCGCTGGCGGGCAATGAAGAGGCATTCCAGCAGGCAGTAAATATTGGATTTTAAAATGTTGTTGGCAGTGTCCTATTTAGCCGGGTACTATGGTACGCTGTGGTCATTCGGGAAATCTTCCCCACTCCATATCTGTTGTGCACTCCATTTTGCCGGCGGGGCCGACCAGAACACATCTTCTGGAGGTAATCCCAGCGGCAGGAATACGCTCATGCAGAGATAAGGGCTGCCAGAGTTGTTATAAGAATCTCCCAGGCCGGGCTGTGATCCGTACAGGCCTATGGTTAACCATCCGTTTTTCGTATAGGTAGTAGCACTTTCCAACGTCTTCCTGATCACGGCTGTCAGTGCGCAGCGCACACCCGCGGGTGGCAATTGGGCCGGCAGCTTGTGGCGCCAGGCCATGTCTGCCAGGTGATGAAAGGCAGCGGCGCGGTAAATGATAGACCGCCCCAACGCCGGGTAAGTGCCATCTGTATTGATCAGCCGTTCCAGGATGACCGCGTAACGTTCGTTGCGTTTGTAGATCTTTGGTGCCAGGTCCCTGTAAGCATTGGTTTTCGTGGCCATGAGCTCACTGATCGCTGCCAGGTAGGGGTGGATCACATAGCTGTTGTAGTAATCAAACGCAAAGCCCGGCCCGTCCGAGTACATACCATCTCCA encodes the following:
- a CDS encoding helix-turn-helix domain-containing protein — translated: MDLVINLGGAAATIINGRRKDTPAMGHEEFNLPAVARQTGISERCAQQLYLGHVGGSPVSFATFARFNKGLHLVRSTQMPLTDIAYECGYYDQAHFIRSFKKRTGITPSDARRSLAGNEEAFQQAVNIGF